CGCACGCTCGTCGATCGCTCGCGCGACGCCGTCGGCAGCTCGGCGGCGCTGTACCTCACCGGCGGCGGCCGGGGCATGCTCCGCGACACCCTGCCGGAGGCGATCGAGCGGCCAGATCTGGTCCTCGAAGGGCTGGCGCTGGCCGCCCACCGGCATGCGCCGGCGTGATCGCTGCCGCGGCGCCGCGCGGGCGACGCCCCTGGCCGGTGGAGGTAGACTGCGGCCGCGGGAGATGTTCCCGCGGCCACTCGCTGCCCAGAGTCTGCCTCCATTTCCTGCATGGAACCGCTGTCGTGACGTCGTCGAGCTCTGCCGAGCGATCGCCTGCCCAAGCCACGGCCGGCGGCGGGGACGAGGGCGGCGGCCGCTCGCGGACGCTGGCCCTGGCCGCGGCGCGGATCGCCGAGGAGACGCGCGGGACCGATGTCTGCGTCCTCGATCTCCGCGGCCTGACGCCGATGTTCGACTATTTCGTCGTCGCCACCGGCTCGAGCCGGCGGCAGCTCCACGCGATGGCCGACGAGATCGAGAAGGTCGTCGGCCACGATCTCCACGACCACAAGCGCGGCGGCGAGGGCTACGAGGAGGGGCGCTGGATCG
This is a stretch of genomic DNA from Planctomycetota bacterium. It encodes these proteins:
- the rsfS gene encoding ribosome silencing factor, giving the protein MTSSSSAERSPAQATAGGGDEGGGRSRTLALAAARIAEETRGTDVCVLDLRGLTPMFDYFVVATGSSRRQLHAMADEIEKVVGHDLHDHKRGGEGYEEGRWIVLDYGDVVVHLFDADARGYWDIEHLWSDARRVSLPAAGARP